The following are from one region of the Anaeropeptidivorans aminofermentans genome:
- the groES gene encoding co-chaperone GroES: MKIKPLGDRVVIKQLEAEEKTKSGIVLPGNAKEKPQEAEVVAVGPGGIVDGKEVQMQVQVGQRVIYSKYAGTEVKLDKEEYIIVKQNDILAVIE; encoded by the coding sequence ATGAAGATTAAACCTTTAGGCGACAGAGTTGTTATTAAACAATTAGAAGCAGAAGAAAAGACAAAATCTGGTATTGTTCTTCCTGGAAACGCGAAAGAAAAACCACAGGAAGCAGAAGTTGTTGCAGTAGGCCCCGGTGGTATCGTAGACGGCAAAGAAGTTCAGATGCAGGTTCAAGTAGGTCAAAGAGTAATTTACTCAAAATATGCCGGAACCGAAGTAAAGCTTGACAAAGAAGAATACATCATCGTTAAGCAGAACGATATTCTTGCAGTTATTGAATAA
- the groL gene encoding chaperonin GroEL (60 kDa chaperone family; promotes refolding of misfolded polypeptides especially under stressful conditions; forms two stacked rings of heptamers to form a barrel-shaped 14mer; ends can be capped by GroES; misfolded proteins enter the barrel where they are refolded when GroES binds) has translation MAKQMKFGVDARKALESGVNQLADTVKITLGPKGRNVVLDKKYGTPLITNDGVTIAKEIELEDAFENIGAQILKEVATKTNDVAGDGTTTATVLAQAMVHAGLLNLAAGANPIIVRRGMQKATEVAVDAIYKRSQKVDGKNHIAKVAAISSGDEEVGKMVADAMEKVTGDGVITVEESKSMNTELELVEGMQFDRGYLSAYMATDMDKMVAELDNPYILITDKKISNIQEILPILEQIVQTGAKLLIIAEDVEGEALTTLILNKLRGTFSCVAVKAPGFGDRRKAMLEDIAILTGGQVISEELGLDLKEATIEMLGRAKTVKVEKENTIIVDGAGEKKDIETRIKQIKGQIEETTSEFDREKLQERLAKIAGGVAVIKVGAASETELKEKKLRMEDALAATKAAVEEGIIPGGGSIFIHIAKEVEKLMDTLEGDEKTGASIVCKALSAPLNQIAINAGIEGGVVINKVRESNDGIGFNVLTETYVDMIEAGIIDPTKVARSALQNATSVASTLLTTESVVADIKEDEPPMPAGGGMGMM, from the coding sequence ATGGCAAAACAGATGAAATTCGGCGTAGATGCCAGAAAAGCATTGGAATCAGGTGTTAATCAGCTTGCTGATACAGTTAAAATAACTTTAGGACCAAAGGGAAGAAACGTTGTTCTTGACAAAAAATACGGAACTCCCTTAATCACAAACGACGGTGTTACTATAGCCAAAGAAATAGAGCTTGAAGATGCTTTTGAAAATATCGGTGCTCAGATACTTAAAGAAGTTGCTACAAAGACAAACGATGTAGCAGGCGACGGAACCACTACAGCTACAGTTTTAGCACAGGCTATGGTACACGCAGGCCTTTTAAACTTAGCTGCCGGAGCAAATCCTATCATTGTAAGAAGAGGCATGCAGAAAGCCACAGAAGTAGCCGTTGACGCTATTTACAAAAGAAGCCAGAAGGTAGACGGAAAGAACCACATCGCTAAGGTAGCCGCTATTTCCTCAGGCGATGAAGAAGTAGGCAAAATGGTAGCAGATGCTATGGAAAAAGTTACAGGCGACGGCGTTATCACTGTTGAAGAGTCTAAGTCCATGAATACCGAGCTTGAGCTTGTAGAAGGTATGCAGTTTGACAGAGGCTATTTATCCGCTTACATGGCTACAGATATGGATAAAATGGTAGCCGAGCTTGACAATCCATATATCCTTATTACAGATAAGAAAATCTCCAACATTCAGGAAATCCTTCCTATTCTTGAGCAGATTGTTCAAACAGGCGCAAAGCTTCTTATTATTGCAGAGGATGTTGAAGGGGAAGCACTTACTACTTTAATTCTTAATAAATTAAGAGGTACATTCAGTTGTGTAGCAGTTAAGGCACCGGGATTTGGCGACAGAAGAAAAGCAATGCTTGAAGATATCGCTATTCTTACAGGCGGACAGGTTATTTCTGAAGAGCTTGGCCTTGACCTTAAAGAAGCTACCATTGAAATGCTTGGTAGAGCAAAGACTGTTAAAGTTGAAAAAGAAAATACCATCATCGTTGACGGTGCAGGCGAAAAGAAAGATATTGAAACAAGGATAAAACAAATTAAAGGTCAGATTGAAGAAACAACATCTGAATTCGATAGAGAAAAATTACAGGAAAGACTTGCTAAAATTGCCGGCGGCGTAGCCGTTATCAAAGTTGGCGCTGCTTCCGAAACAGAGCTTAAAGAAAAGAAACTTCGTATGGAAGATGCCTTGGCAGCTACAAAGGCAGCCGTTGAAGAAGGTATTATCCCAGGCGGCGGTTCCATATTCATTCATATAGCTAAAGAAGTAGAAAAGCTTATGGATACCCTTGAAGGCGACGAAAAAACAGGTGCTTCCATCGTTTGCAAGGCTCTTTCAGCTCCGCTGAATCAGATTGCTATCAATGCAGGTATTGAAGGCGGCGTTGTTATTAATAAGGTTAGAGAATCCAATGACGGAATCGGTTTTAACGTATTAACAGAAACCTATGTTGATATGATTGAAGCAGGTATTATCGATCCAACAAAGGTTGCAAGATCAGCGCTTCAAAACGCAACAAGCGTTGCTTCAACACTTCTTACAACAGAATCCGTTGTTGCAGACATTAAAGAAGATGAACCTCCAATGCCAGCAGGCGGCGGAATGGGCATGATGTAA
- a CDS encoding ABC transporter substrate-binding protein: protein MKKIYILLAFVLLLGGCGTASANEKKVYKIGVNQYAQHKSLDNCYEGFKQGLEEAGLKEGEDFTIDFQNASGDNSNANSISQNFAAKEYDMIAAIATPSAISAYSAAESKDIPVLFIAVSDPVAAGLVESLDKPGKNSTGTKDELPMEAQLKLIRAFMPDAKKIGVLYTLSETNSLTHLEAFKALAPEYGFEVVESGVSGPSDIPMAIDALLPKVDCVNNFTDNNVVQNLSLLVEKANAAGIPVFGSEEEQVNNGCIASEGIDYIALGKETGLMAAKILKGEAKASETAVKVIKESTPIANKKTLEALNIEIPEEYKNIEIVE, encoded by the coding sequence ATGAAAAAGATATATATTTTATTAGCCTTTGTTTTACTTTTAGGAGGCTGCGGAACAGCATCAGCAAATGAGAAAAAGGTTTATAAAATAGGGGTAAATCAATACGCTCAGCATAAATCCTTAGATAATTGCTATGAAGGCTTTAAACAAGGCCTTGAAGAAGCAGGTCTTAAAGAAGGGGAAGATTTTACCATAGATTTTCAAAATGCATCAGGGGATAACAGCAACGCAAATTCCATAAGCCAGAATTTTGCCGCAAAAGAATATGATATGATTGCAGCCATAGCGACACCTTCTGCTATAAGCGCATATTCGGCGGCAGAAAGCAAGGATATCCCTGTATTATTTATAGCCGTATCCGACCCTGTTGCCGCAGGCTTAGTGGAAAGCCTTGATAAACCTGGGAAAAACAGCACCGGAACAAAAGATGAGCTTCCTATGGAAGCCCAGCTTAAACTGATAAGAGCATTTATGCCTGACGCAAAGAAAATAGGTGTTTTATATACCTTAAGCGAGACGAATTCCCTTACCCATCTTGAAGCCTTTAAAGCCCTTGCTCCTGAATATGGCTTTGAAGTAGTGGAATCCGGTGTTTCAGGGCCTTCGGATATTCCCATGGCAATTGACGCTCTTCTTCCTAAGGTTGACTGTGTAAATAATTTTACAGATAACAATGTAGTACAGAATTTAAGCCTTTTGGTAGAAAAGGCAAATGCAGCAGGAATTCCGGTATTCGGTTCAGAGGAAGAACAAGTAAATAACGGCTGCATTGCAAGCGAAGGTATTGATTATATTGCTTTAGGAAAAGAAACAGGGCTTATGGCAGCAAAAATATTAAAAGGTGAAGCAAAAGCATCTGAAACGGCAGTTAAAGTAATCAAAGAAAGTACCCCCATAGCAAATAAAAAGACCCTTGAAGCTTTAAATATTGAAATACCTGAAGAATATAAAAACATTGAAATTGTTGAATAA
- a CDS encoding ABC transporter permease: MANILTGIAEQGLIYGVLVLGVYISYKILNFPDLSVDGTFSLGGAITAVLITAGVNPWICLLISFGGGLLCGFLVGLMNVKLKISEIVCGIIMMTGLYSVNLRIAGSSLAPIINRETIFNGRLYGFISNISSYGILIIAFILTLGAKLLLDLYLKTKSGMLLKASGSNRHLTESLGQNPDFYKIIGLSLANGLTAFSGSILCQQQKYFEINMGTGMMVMALASVIIGSTVFKKISFMEITTKVIVGSVIYKGCVSLALNLGFSPNDLKLIMAVIFLLVLAFNNFGRVKNADT; encoded by the coding sequence ATGGCAAACATATTAACCGGCATAGCAGAACAGGGTCTTATTTACGGCGTATTGGTGTTAGGGGTATATATAAGCTATAAAATACTTAATTTTCCCGATTTATCCGTCGACGGAACATTTTCTCTCGGTGGGGCAATAACGGCAGTTTTAATAACGGCAGGGGTAAATCCTTGGATTTGTCTTTTAATCTCTTTCGGGGGCGGGCTGCTCTGCGGCTTCCTTGTAGGCCTTATGAACGTAAAGCTTAAAATAAGCGAAATCGTCTGCGGAATTATAATGATGACTGGGCTTTATTCGGTTAATTTAAGAATCGCAGGCTCTTCCCTTGCACCTATAATCAATCGGGAGACCATATTTAACGGCAGATTATACGGCTTTATTTCAAACATATCTTCTTATGGAATTTTAATAATAGCCTTTATTTTAACTTTGGGAGCAAAGCTTCTGCTGGACCTTTATTTAAAAACAAAATCTGGAATGCTTCTAAAGGCTTCGGGAAGCAATCGGCATTTAACGGAAAGCCTGGGCCAAAACCCTGATTTTTATAAAATTATAGGCCTTTCTCTGGCAAACGGGCTTACGGCATTTTCAGGAAGCATCTTATGCCAGCAGCAGAAATACTTTGAAATCAATATGGGTACAGGAATGATGGTTATGGCGCTTGCTTCAGTAATAATTGGAAGCACGGTTTTCAAGAAAATAAGCTTTATGGAAATTACCACCAAAGTAATCGTTGGTTCTGTAATTTATAAAGGCTGCGTAAGCCTTGCATTGAACCTTGGTTTTTCTCCCAATGATTTAAAGCTTATTATGGCTGTTATTTTCCTTTTGGTTCTTGCTTTCAATAATTTTGGGAGGGTAAAAAATGCTGATACTTAA
- a CDS encoding ABC transporter ATP-binding protein: MLILKNINKSFSIQNREKVLFEGLNLQVEKGQFVCLLGSNGSGKTTLLNLVCGNISPDSGNIFLNGQEITNDKAYKRARKIGRVFQNPSMGICADMTVFENLSLANNKNKGYGLRFCVDRRKRDYFQTKLESFGMDLENSLYVKAGSLSGGQKQALALLIATMEDIELLILDEHTAALDPSASNTIMEITGNIIRDSKITALMVTHDLEYALNYGDRLIMMHRGSVIMDKEGIEKSRLDVAAMQNYFDGLNYPAAV, from the coding sequence ATGCTGATACTTAAAAACATAAATAAAAGCTTTTCTATTCAGAATAGAGAAAAAGTCCTTTTCGAAGGCTTAAATTTGCAAGTTGAAAAAGGGCAATTTGTATGCCTCTTAGGAAGTAACGGAAGCGGCAAAACCACACTCTTAAATTTAGTCTGCGGAAATATTTCCCCGGATTCGGGAAATATTTTCCTGAACGGACAGGAAATAACAAATGACAAGGCCTATAAACGGGCAAGAAAAATAGGCAGGGTATTTCAAAACCCTTCCATGGGAATCTGTGCCGATATGACTGTATTTGAAAACCTTTCTCTTGCCAATAATAAAAATAAAGGCTATGGCTTAAGATTCTGTGTAGACAGAAGGAAAAGAGACTACTTTCAGACAAAGCTTGAAAGCTTCGGCATGGATTTGGAAAACAGCCTTTATGTGAAGGCCGGAAGCCTTTCAGGAGGGCAAAAGCAGGCTCTTGCTTTATTAATAGCTACAATGGAGGATATTGAGCTTTTAATCTTAGATGAGCATACAGCTGCCCTTGACCCCAGTGCTTCCAATACCATTATGGAAATAACGGGAAATATTATAAGGGATTCGAAAATAACGGCCCTTATGGTAACCCATGATTTGGAATATGCCTTAAACTATGGCGACAGGCTCATCATGATGCATAGGGGAAGCGTTATAATGGATAAAGAGGGTATTGAAAAAAGCCGCCTTGATGTAGCAGCTATGCAGAATTACTTTGATGGGCTTAACTATCCTGCGGCAGTTTAA
- a CDS encoding nucleotidyltransferase has translation MKTVGIVAEYNPFHNGHLHHIEKSKEITGSENVIAVMSGNFVQRGDIAIMSKYARTKIALLNGVDMVIELPVCFAASSAEFFAKASIAILNGTGIVDSICFGSESGNISELKKISKFLMNESDEYKKALKEGLKQGLSFPSARSIALKNSFTDSESLLQSPNNILAVEYLKALQLINSSIAPFTISREIAHYHNKELTEKISSATAIRNELQRGNINCLKNTVPENSIDIWHSEMALKNTPVFIDELSSIFHYILATKSAEELKDILDMDEGLENRLLRVSSENYLISNIIKALKSKRYAQTKIQRAVIHILLGIKKKEFKELMQSGGPPYIRVLGFKKEKSFLLKEIEEKGTLPLITNIKKADTLLNKKALNLLEKEISSTDIYLLARGENSSKLKYEYYEPIVIV, from the coding sequence ATGAAAACTGTTGGCATTGTAGCAGAATATAATCCATTTCATAATGGGCATCTGCATCATATAGAAAAATCTAAAGAAATAACGGGAAGCGAAAATGTTATCGCCGTTATGAGCGGGAATTTTGTTCAGCGGGGTGATATTGCTATAATGAGTAAATACGCAAGGACGAAAATTGCCTTATTAAACGGTGTAGACATGGTTATAGAGCTTCCTGTGTGTTTTGCCGCTTCAAGCGCAGAATTTTTCGCCAAGGCCTCTATAGCTATCCTCAACGGAACCGGCATAGTCGACAGCATTTGCTTCGGCTCTGAAAGCGGAAATATTTCCGAGCTTAAAAAAATCTCTAAGTTCCTTATGAACGAATCTGACGAATATAAAAAAGCGCTTAAAGAAGGTCTTAAACAAGGTCTTTCTTTCCCTTCCGCAAGAAGCATTGCTTTAAAAAATAGCTTTACGGATTCGGAAAGCCTTCTTCAAAGCCCTAATAATATTCTGGCGGTGGAGTATCTGAAGGCTCTCCAATTAATAAATTCTTCTATAGCGCCTTTTACTATATCAAGAGAAATCGCCCATTACCATAATAAAGAGCTTACGGAAAAGATTTCTTCCGCCACAGCCATAAGAAACGAGCTTCAAAGGGGCAATATCAATTGCCTTAAAAATACCGTTCCGGAAAATTCAATCGATATATGGCATTCGGAAATGGCCCTAAAAAATACCCCTGTATTTATAGATGAGCTTAGCAGTATATTCCACTATATTCTTGCAACAAAATCTGCCGAAGAGCTTAAAGATATACTTGATATGGACGAAGGTCTTGAAAACAGACTTTTAAGAGTTTCATCGGAAAATTATTTAATAAGCAATATCATAAAAGCCCTGAAATCAAAACGCTATGCTCAGACTAAAATTCAAAGAGCCGTGATTCATATACTGCTCGGTATTAAAAAGAAAGAATTTAAAGAGCTTATGCAGTCGGGAGGGCCTCCTTATATTAGAGTATTGGGATTTAAAAAAGAAAAAAGCTTTTTACTAAAAGAAATAGAAGAAAAAGGCACTCTGCCCCTTATTACAAATATTAAAAAGGCAGATACGCTTCTTAATAAGAAAGCCCTTAATCTTCTTGAGAAAGAAATTTCTTCAACGGATATATATTTGCTTGCAAGAGGAGAAAATTCCAGCAAACTAAAATATGAATACTATGAACCTATAGTAATCGTTTAA
- a CDS encoding GNAT family N-acetyltransferase codes for MYLKYKNFLIRNAEADDAALLCKWWNDGNIMAHAGFPHGLHTNTKKIIDALAADSDNTCRRLIMEADSFPIGEMSYRNKGENIAEIGIKICESNQQEKGYGSILLKMLITSLFNDFSYKKIILDTNLENTRAQHIYEKLGFRKVKINCNSWKNQVGELQSTVDYELSPNDFLPLDLG; via the coding sequence ATGTATTTAAAATATAAAAATTTCCTTATTCGAAATGCCGAAGCTGATGATGCGGCGCTTTTATGCAAATGGTGGAATGATGGAAATATCATGGCCCATGCCGGATTTCCCCATGGTCTTCATACAAATACGAAAAAAATAATAGATGCACTTGCAGCAGATTCCGATAATACTTGCCGCAGGCTTATTATGGAAGCAGATAGTTTTCCCATAGGAGAGATGAGTTACAGAAATAAGGGCGAAAATATTGCCGAAATCGGAATTAAAATATGTGAATCCAATCAACAGGAAAAGGGCTATGGCTCAATTTTGTTAAAAATGCTTATTACCAGCTTATTCAATGATTTTTCATATAAAAAGATTATTTTAGATACGAATTTAGAAAATACCAGAGCGCAGCATATTTATGAAAAGCTTGGCTTTCGTAAAGTTAAAATTAATTGCAATTCTTGGAAAAATCAAGTGGGCGAACTGCAATCTACAGTGGATTATGAACTTTCTCCAAATGACTTTCTCCCTTTAGACCTTGGCTAA
- a CDS encoding stalk domain-containing protein, which yields MKFNLKSFFAGILVTSLVGTGTLAFAETSQTIQAIFGRVKLVVNSKPVEQETLLYNGTTYIPLRAAAEVLDKDVAWDADTNTAHINDKASADSTSEAEEKANEEGLKPAEKTEEDKDVVIKQKELPFRLGQIEYELEILPPNRIGTVYMETYYANRTKYTITNFSIAWFDKGARKERYLSSSQYIQPNFVSDTFDGFGPVSGRSDDIELWETSVTFLNDDGERATLKYDHRTEEYSVSGSW from the coding sequence GTGAAATTCAACCTTAAATCATTTTTTGCAGGTATTTTAGTGACTTCTTTGGTAGGAACCGGTACTTTGGCATTTGCTGAAACCAGTCAGACAATTCAAGCTATTTTTGGAAGAGTAAAACTTGTAGTAAACAGCAAGCCTGTAGAACAGGAAACACTTCTTTATAACGGTACTACATATATCCCTCTTAGGGCGGCAGCTGAAGTTTTAGATAAAGATGTTGCCTGGGACGCCGATACGAATACTGCCCATATTAATGATAAAGCTTCGGCTGATTCTACTTCAGAGGCTGAAGAAAAGGCTAATGAGGAGGGCTTGAAACCGGCAGAGAAAACAGAAGAAGACAAAGATGTTGTGATAAAGCAAAAGGAATTACCTTTTAGGCTGGGTCAAATTGAATATGAATTGGAAATTCTTCCGCCAAACCGCATTGGAACCGTATATATGGAAACATACTATGCAAACAGAACGAAATACACAATAACTAATTTTTCAATTGCATGGTTTGATAAGGGGGCAAGAAAAGAAAGATACTTGTCATCAAGCCAATATATACAGCCTAATTTTGTTTCGGATACATTTGACGGATTCGGGCCTGTAAGCGGCCGTTCCGATGATATTGAGCTGTGGGAAACCAGTGTTACTTTTTTAAACGATGACGGAGAAAGGGCAACATTAAAGTATGACCACAGAACAGAGGAATATTCTGTTTCAGGAAGTTGGTAA
- a CDS encoding CheR family methyltransferase, which produces MELKDREYNVIRKYAYDNFGISLNDDKKSLVYSRFRSLLIEMKMSSFEEYYEYLIKDKTGKAASDFINRISTNHTFFMREREHFDYFYNTVLPFIEKKYKSERDVRVWCAASSSGEEAYTLQILLKEYFAGKSGWNTQLLATDISTEVLTAAYTGIYSKQSLKTMPKDWVKKYFEAYDEEYMQVSDKIKKDVIFRKVNLIDANLEKRFTKKFQAIFCRNVMIYFNDTTRTTLVNKLYDMLDDEGYLFVGHSESLNYSKSKFKYVTPAVYRK; this is translated from the coding sequence GTGGAATTAAAGGACAGAGAATATAACGTTATACGAAAATATGCTTATGATAATTTCGGAATAAGTCTTAACGATGATAAAAAGTCTCTGGTATATTCAAGATTCAGGTCTTTATTAATAGAAATGAAGATGAGTTCATTTGAAGAATATTATGAATACCTTATTAAGGATAAGACAGGAAAAGCCGCAAGTGATTTCATTAACCGTATTTCAACAAATCATACTTTTTTTATGAGAGAAAGAGAGCATTTTGACTATTTTTATAATACAGTGCTCCCTTTTATAGAAAAAAAGTATAAAAGCGAAAGAGATGTAAGAGTATGGTGCGCGGCAAGTTCCAGCGGCGAAGAAGCCTATACCCTCCAAATACTTCTTAAAGAGTATTTCGCCGGAAAGTCAGGATGGAATACCCAGCTTCTGGCAACGGATATATCTACGGAAGTGCTTACCGCGGCCTATACTGGAATCTATAGTAAACAAAGCCTTAAAACCATGCCCAAGGACTGGGTTAAAAAATACTTCGAAGCCTACGACGAAGAATATATGCAGGTATCGGATAAAATAAAAAAGGATGTTATTTTTAGAAAAGTAAATCTTATAGATGCAAATCTTGAAAAAAGGTTTACCAAGAAATTTCAAGCTATCTTCTGCCGTAACGTTATGATTTATTTTAACGATACTACAAGGACGACCCTTGTAAACAAACTTTATGATATGCTGGATGACGAGGGGTATTTGTTTGTAGGCCATTCAGAAAGCCTTAATTACTCGAAATCCAAATTTAAATATGTTACACCGGCCGTATACAGAAAGTAA
- a CDS encoding chemotaxis protein CheA — protein MNDFDRDSMLETFIYEMNQMLEQLENETVQAEDDLGSEAINEIFRIMHTIKGSAAMMLYDNISSTAHVIEDLFFYLRENRPEIVDYGKVTDLTLEVGDFVKRELEKLEAGSAADGESGDLINRIKKYVEELKAANGDRDTKSAPEEKKADEKPIEAPVNSEPLKSGNTKYKARVFFQADSEMENIRAYTIVHNLEPVVTELIYEPSDLFDELCITQIRKEGFKLQFESLKDIEEIRNEFMKSLFIRDLELKEESALEESEGFENVIYNEFEALIHFEDGSEMENVRAYGLVYNLSGSVESIEHVPEDLINESAMEVIRQDGLKLKIVTDKSYEELFEILNGTIYLKSLDLKLTDTIKTTVQKESKKEETNETKEDSLALENKEQRSATQKQDHNGGNKKAQGQHAISVSVQKLDLLLNLVGELVTSEAMVTQNSDLKGLALDSFTKEASQLRKIIKDVQDTVMSMRMVPLSQTFFKMHRIVRDMCKQLGKEVNLEIIGENTEVDKNIIEHISDPLMHIIRNSVDHGIEIPSDRVKRGKDPKGTVTLEAKNSGGDVLISIKDDGAGFDRDKILAKAKKQGLLTKPEYDYTDKEVYNFILLPGFSTNESVTSYSGRGVGMDVVSTNIEMVGGTVVADSIPNKGSSFTLKIPLTLAIIEGMIIRLGDSKYTIPIVSIVRSFKAKKENILIDPSGNEMIMVRGECYNLVRLKEEFQLDYGYDDIEEGIVMMLENGSDIVCVLVDELLGEQQVVVKSIPKYIKKIRGISGCTLLGNGDISLIIDVAGFFDN, from the coding sequence ATGAATGATTTTGATAGAGACTCTATGCTTGAAACATTTATTTATGAAATGAATCAAATGCTTGAGCAGCTTGAAAATGAGACTGTTCAGGCAGAAGATGACCTTGGCTCGGAAGCAATAAATGAAATTTTCAGGATTATGCATACCATTAAAGGCTCAGCGGCTATGATGCTGTATGATAATATATCCTCAACGGCCCATGTCATAGAAGATTTATTTTTTTACTTAAGAGAAAACAGGCCGGAAATTGTTGACTATGGAAAGGTAACTGATCTTACCCTTGAAGTAGGGGACTTTGTTAAGAGGGAGCTTGAAAAGCTTGAAGCAGGTTCTGCTGCAGACGGAGAATCAGGGGACCTTATTAATAGAATAAAAAAATATGTAGAGGAATTAAAGGCAGCAAACGGCGACAGAGATACAAAAAGCGCTCCTGAAGAGAAAAAAGCAGATGAAAAGCCCATTGAAGCCCCTGTTAATTCAGAGCCTTTAAAATCAGGCAATACAAAATATAAGGCAAGGGTATTTTTCCAGGCAGACAGTGAAATGGAAAACATCAGGGCCTATACCATAGTACATAATTTAGAGCCTGTCGTTACAGAGCTTATATATGAGCCTTCCGATTTGTTTGACGAACTCTGCATCACGCAGATACGCAAAGAAGGCTTTAAGCTTCAGTTTGAAAGCCTTAAGGACATAGAAGAAATAAGAAACGAATTTATGAAAAGCCTTTTTATCAGAGATTTGGAATTAAAAGAAGAAAGTGCTTTAGAAGAATCTGAGGGCTTTGAAAATGTAATTTATAATGAATTTGAAGCGCTTATCCATTTTGAAGACGGAAGCGAAATGGAAAACGTAAGAGCTTACGGCCTCGTTTATAATCTTTCAGGAAGCGTTGAAAGTATTGAACATGTGCCTGAGGATTTAATAAACGAAAGCGCAATGGAAGTAATAAGACAAGACGGGCTTAAGCTTAAAATAGTAACCGATAAGTCTTATGAAGAGCTTTTTGAAATACTGAATGGAACTATATATCTTAAGAGTCTTGATCTTAAGCTTACAGATACTATAAAAACCACAGTTCAGAAAGAAAGCAAAAAAGAAGAGACCAATGAAACAAAAGAGGATTCACTTGCCTTAGAAAATAAAGAACAAAGGTCTGCTACCCAGAAGCAGGATCATAACGGAGGAAACAAAAAGGCCCAAGGCCAGCATGCCATAAGCGTAAGCGTGCAAAAGCTTGACCTTTTGCTGAATCTTGTAGGAGAGCTTGTTACATCGGAGGCTATGGTTACGCAGAACTCAGACCTTAAAGGTCTTGCTTTGGATAGCTTCACAAAAGAGGCGTCTCAGCTTCGTAAAATAATAAAAGATGTTCAGGATACGGTTATGTCCATGCGTATGGTTCCCCTTTCTCAGACATTCTTTAAAATGCATAGAATCGTAAGAGATATGTGCAAACAATTAGGCAAGGAAGTAAACCTTGAAATTATAGGGGAAAATACAGAGGTTGATAAGAACATTATAGAGCATATTTCAGACCCCCTTATGCATATTATAAGAAATTCTGTTGACCACGGTATAGAAATACCTTCCGACAGAGTAAAAAGAGGCAAGGACCCTAAAGGAACGGTTACCCTTGAAGCTAAAAACTCCGGCGGAGATGTTTTAATCAGCATAAAAGACGACGGGGCAGGCTTTGACAGAGATAAAATTCTTGCCAAGGCTAAAAAGCAAGGGCTTTTAACAAAGCCGGAATATGATTATACCGATAAAGAAGTTTATAACTTCATTCTTCTTCCGGGCTTTTCAACAAATGAAAGTGTTACTTCCTATTCAGGCAGAGGCGTAGGCATGGACGTTGTAAGCACCAATATTGAAATGGTAGGGGGTACTGTTGTTGCCGACAGCATTCCTAATAAAGGAAGCTCCTTCACCCTTAAAATACCGCTTACCTTAGCCATAATTGAAGGCATGATCATAAGGCTTGGCGATTCAAAATATACCATACCTATTGTTTCTATCGTAAGAAGCTTTAAAGCCAAAAAAGAAAATATACTCATAGACCCAAGCGGAAACGAAATGATTATGGTAAGAGGCGAATGCTATAATCTTGTAAGGCTGAAAGAAGAATTCCAGCTTGATTACGGTTATGATGATATCGAAGAAGGCATCGTCATGATGCTTGAAAACGGCTCAGATATCGTTTGTGTTCTTGTTGATGAGCTTTTAGGGGAACAGCAGGTGGTTGTAAAGAGCATTCCGAAATATATTAAAAAAATACGCGGCATCAGCGGCTGTACTTTATTAGGTAACGGAGATATTTCTTTAATTATTGATGTTGCCGGCTTCTTTGATAATTAG